The sequence TTCACTGATCAGTTTAGCAATCATATAGTCAGAAGGAAAAATTACGTCATAGTTTCCACCAGCTTTTAGTCTAGCATACATGGACTCGTTTGTATCATACTCATCGTAAATAACTCTAATACCGTATTCTCTTTCGAAGTCACGGATTAGGTCCATGTCCATAAAATCCCCCCAGTTGAACACATGTAGAACTTCTCCACTGGAAGAACCACATCCTGCTAAAGCAGTAACCATTAAAGATAATAACAATATTAGTGATGCGATTTTTTTCATTCTAAAACCCTCTTTCTTTTTCTTTATCTTTTTGGAAATTTATTAGAAGTAGTAGTATTAGTACACTACAAAAAAGAAGTGTGGATAATGCATTTATTGTTGGATTTATTCCCCTTCTTGCCATGGAGAAGATTGTTATGGACAAGTTTGAAACCCCTCGGCCTGTTGTAAAGAAACTGATTACAAAATCATCAATTGACAGGGTAAACGCAATAAGGGAACCGCTTACAATACCTGGAGTTATCTGAGGTAAAATCACTTTTTTAATGGCATACAAAGGCTCTGCTCCTAAGTCCATGGCAGCTTCCATGGTGTTAGCTGGTAGCTGCCTAAGCTTTGGTAGAACCGACAATATTACATATGGTATACAAAATGTTATATGGGCTAGTAACAGTGTAATAAATCCCAGTGGGATGTTTAGAAATATAAATAGAAGCATTAGTGACAGTCCTGTTAGAATATCAGGGTTTAACACTGGAAGATAGTTCAAGTTTAACACCAATTGTCTTTCTAAAAACCTCATCTTATAGATCCCTATGGCAGCAAAAGTTCCAATAATCGTGGATATCATGGCAGCTAGTATAGCAATAATCAGTGTATATCTAAGGGACTGCATTATTTGATCATTACTAAATAGTTCTCTATACCATCTTAAAGTAAAGCCTTCCCACGATGTCCTAGATCTTGAATCATTAAAGGAGAATATCACTAGTACCAAGATTGGAGCGTATAGGAATAGGTACATTAAGAAAACATAGGTATTTGTCAAAAATTTTCTTACCATATGGCTCCCCCCTGCTCCTTGTCGTCACCCTTTTGTAATACAAACATAAACACTAAGATAAATGTCATCATGATTATGGAAACTGCTGAACCGAAATTCCAGTTGTACTCTCCTAGAAATTGCTGTTCAATTAAATTTCCTATCATTTCTACCCTACCTCCACCTAAAAGCCTTGGTATAACGAAAGTGCTAACAGATGGCATAAAAACCATTGTAACTCCTGACAAAACCCCAGGTAAGCTTAAGGGAAATATTACTTTTATAAATGTTATAAATTTATTGGCACCTAAATCTGCTGCAGCCTCCAAGACACTTCTATCCATTTTAACAAGGATTGTGTAGATGGGAAGTATCATAAAGGGAATAAAATTATATACCATACCTAAAATTACAGCTGTTTCAGTGTAAAGTATGTTTACAGTGGGAAGGCCAATGCGGCTTAAAAAGCTATTGAGTATACCCTCTCGGCTCAGTATGGACATCCACGCATATGTTCTGATAAGGAAGTTCATCCACATGGGAACAATGAGCAATAGCACAAGGTTACTTTTTGCCACACCTTTCATCCTACTTAAAATCATAGCTAGGGGGTATCCCAAAATTAAGCAAACAACAGTGGTTATAAAAGCTAATCGTAAAGACCTAAATAGTATATTTAGAAAAATTCTAGGGTTTGTGTAGCCAGCACCTGTAAAGAATACTTTGAAGTGCTCTACAGTAAAGCGTGTGGTACCATCTATATCTTGATATGTAAAGCTATAGAAAAAGGTCAATAGAAGGGGAAGTAGTATAAAAATAAGCATATAGACTACATAGGGGTACGCTATCCACTTTTTCATTTTATTTCCTCATTATGTGGATATCTTCAGGATCGATGTTGATACCAACCCTTTGGCCCACTGGAGCCATATCAGTACTATGCACTGTCCAGCTATAGTCATTACAAAGGATTTGCATCTCATAATGCACACCTTTAAATATAACTGACTCAACTACCCCCTGCATGGTTCCCTCTTCTTCTTTAACTATCAATAAATCCTCTGGCCTTACAACAACATCCACCTTTTCCTCTTTGCTAAATCCTTTATCTATACATACAAACCTAGTATGGCAAAATGAAACATCAAAGTCATCATGCATGATACCGTCTATAATATTGCTTTCTCCTATAAAATCAGCTACAAAAGCATTTTTCGGCTCGTTATATATATCAATAGGTGTCCCCACTTGTTGAATTTTACCTTTATCCATTACAACTATGGTATCTGACATGGTAAGGGCCTCTTCTTGGTCATGGGTTACATAAACAAATGTGATTCCTAACTGCCTTTGCATATTTTTAAGCTCTATCTGCATTTCTTTGCGGAGCTTTAAATCCAGTGCACCAAGGGGCTCATCTAACAACAATACTTTTGGTTCATTTACCAATGACCTAGCTATGGCAATCCTTTGCTGCTGACCACCACTTAATGACTCTACATTTCTCTTTTCAAGGCCTTTTAAACCAACTATAGCTAGCATCTGCTCGACTTTTTCTTCTATGGTCTTTTTAGGCATTTTTTTTATTTTAAGGCCAAAAGCGATGTTTTCAAAGACGTTGAGATGCGGAAATAAGGCGTACTTTTGGAAAACAGTATTTATCTGTCTTTTGTAGGGCGGTAGGTCATTTATTTTCTTATCAAGGAAAAGTATGTCCCCATTTGTGGGATTTTCGAATCCCCCTATCATTCTAAGTGTGGTAGTTTTACCACAGCCACTTGGCCCAAGTAGAGTCAAAAATTCGTTTTCTTTTATGTACAGATTCAACTTGTCAATTACGATTTGATCCCCATAACTCTTGTGAATATCTACGAGGTTTATCAAAGATTTTTTC comes from Alkalicella caledoniensis and encodes:
- a CDS encoding ABC transporter permease, producing MVRKFLTNTYVFLMYLFLYAPILVLVIFSFNDSRSRTSWEGFTLRWYRELFSNDQIMQSLRYTLIIAILAAMISTIIGTFAAIGIYKMRFLERQLVLNLNYLPVLNPDILTGLSLMLLFIFLNIPLGFITLLLAHITFCIPYVILSVLPKLRQLPANTMEAAMDLGAEPLYAIKKVILPQITPGIVSGSLIAFTLSIDDFVISFFTTGRGVSNLSITIFSMARRGINPTINALSTLLFCSVLILLLLINFQKDKEKERGF
- the potA gene encoding spermidine/putrescine ABC transporter ATP-binding protein — its product is MINLVDIHKSYGDQIVIDKLNLYIKENEFLTLLGPSGCGKTTTLRMIGGFENPTNGDILFLDKKINDLPPYKRQINTVFQKYALFPHLNVFENIAFGLKIKKMPKKTIEEKVEQMLAIVGLKGLEKRNVESLSGGQQQRIAIARSLVNEPKVLLLDEPLGALDLKLRKEMQIELKNMQRQLGITFVYVTHDQEEALTMSDTIVVMDKGKIQQVGTPIDIYNEPKNAFVADFIGESNIIDGIMHDDFDVSFCHTRFVCIDKGFSKEEKVDVVVRPEDLLIVKEEEGTMQGVVESVIFKGVHYEMQILCNDYSWTVHSTDMAPVGQRVGINIDPEDIHIMRK
- a CDS encoding ABC transporter permease, producing MKKWIAYPYVVYMLIFILLPLLLTFFYSFTYQDIDGTTRFTVEHFKVFFTGAGYTNPRIFLNILFRSLRLAFITTVVCLILGYPLAMILSRMKGVAKSNLVLLLIVPMWMNFLIRTYAWMSILSREGILNSFLSRIGLPTVNILYTETAVILGMVYNFIPFMILPIYTILVKMDRSVLEAAADLGANKFITFIKVIFPLSLPGVLSGVTMVFMPSVSTFVIPRLLGGGRVEMIGNLIEQQFLGEYNWNFGSAVSIIMMTFILVFMFVLQKGDDKEQGGAIW